DNA from Salinispora arenicola:
CAGGCAGCTGCGGTGTGGCTTGGCGGCCGGCGGTCCTGGGGGCCACGCTTCGACTCGGTGTTCGACGGCCCGCGCGGGCAGTGGCCGATCAATGCCGCCTTGGTCGAAGTGGGTGCGGAGTCCGGCGCATGGGTGGACCTCTTCGCCGAGCTCGGGCTGTACGTGGAGCGAAGCACCGCCGGCTGGTTGGCGCACGGGCGGCGCGGGTCGGGGGTCGACTACTGGGACGAGTTGGTCGAGGAGTGGGAACGGCAACAAGAGAGGGAGTGACCAGCAACCAGATCGCCCAGGTTCCGTTGGAACCTGGGGGATTCCATGAAATTGCGACAATTCGGCTTTATTGCTGCACTGATGACCGCTGCCTGGCTATCGGGAAGCGGCGCCATACCACCTGACCACACGGCCGCCCGCGAGCCGGCCGCGAGCGTCGCGGTGGTCGATCTCGACGGGCTGGCCGACGTCGACTTCGGTGACACCGAGAACGAACTCACCCGCCGGGGCAAACTCCACACCGACGTGTACGCCTGTGGTCCGACGCTGGCAGGGCACGAGACGGTCAGCCCGATCTTCGTTGACGACCGGCTGGTGCTGCTCTGGGTCGGTGACCCGGTGCGAACACCCGAGGGGGTAGCCACCGGCACCCCACTGTCCGAGGTGCACGAGCACTACCCCGGGGCCCGTCTCCTCGACGCCCCGCACGGGACCTACCGGTTCGACGGGCTACTCGCCCGCGAAGGCGACCGCGCGTACCTCTTCCTGCACGACGGACGGACGGTCCGCAAGATAATCGCCGGGTACGCCGCCTGGGCACAGCGCGCCTTCGACGAAGGGCACTCCCCCTGCTGATCGATGGACCGGCGACGGCGCCTCCGGGTCAAGGTACCCGCGGGTCGCCGCCGCCAAGAGCCTGCGAGCGTGTCGCTGAGCACCCGGGCCGGCCGGGTGGGAGGTCAGGGAAGCTCGACGACCTCTTGGCCGAGGGGCCACAACGCCGCCGGGACGAGCTTGAAGTTGGCGATGCCGAACGGAATACCAATGATCGTGACACAGAGCGAAATCCCGGCTACCAGATGAGACAGCGCCAGCCACCAACCGGCCAGCAGCACCCACAGCACGTTCGCCAGGCCGGACGGGACGCCAGCCCCCGGTTTGGCGACCAGGGTACGACCGAACGGCCACAGTGAGTACGACGCCAGCCGCAGCGAGGCAACCCCGAACGGGATGGTGACGACGAGGACGAAGCAGATCAACGCGGCGACGAAGTAGCCGAAGGCCAGCACGATCCCGCCGCCAAAGATCAGCCACAGCACGTTCAGGACGAAGCGAATCATAGTGCCAGGATGGCCGACGGCCGCCACTGTGCCGGGCCCGCATGCGGCCCGGGCACGGTCTCGCACCTGAAAGCCCTTCATGATCTTATAAACTGATGATCACTCCTACCCCTCTCATGCAACTCGTAGCCGGTGCCTGGGGGTTCAAGACCCTCGCGGTTGGTGTCGAGTTCGGACTGTTCACCCGGCTGGCCGGTGGACGGACCATCACCGTGGCCGAAACCGCCGCCGAGCTCGAGATCGACGAACGCCCGGCCGACCTGCTGCTGGCCGCCAGCGCCTCCCTTGGGCTGCTGGACAAGGCCGGCGAGGGCTACCGCAACTCCGAGCTGGCCGAGCAGTTCCTGGTGGAGGGGCGGCCGTACTACTTCGGTGCGCAGGTCCGCTATTCCGACCTGCACACCTACCTGCCCTGGCACCGGATAGGCGAGGCGCTGCGCGGCAACCGGCCGCTGACCTGGGACCCGCAACAACAAAAGTCGATGTTCGACACCACCGACCCGGACCTGGTGACTGAGTTCTGGGACGCCATGTTCGCCACCTCCCGGTTCACCGCCCGCGCGCTGGCTGACGCATACGACTTCGGCGCGCATCGCCGGCTGCTCGACGTGGGTGGTGGCGCCGGAGCGTTCCCGATCGAGTTCTGTCAGCGCCTGCCGCAGCTTCAAGCGACGATCCTGGAGTTGCCGCACGTCTGCGTCCGGGCCGAGGAGCGCATCGCCGCGGAGGGCCTGACCGACCGAATCGGCACAGTCGCCGGTGACTTCCTCGGCGACCCGGCCCTACCGGACGGACACGACGTGATCCTGCTCAGCATGATCCTGCACGACTGGGATGAACCCACAAATCGGACGCTGCTGACCCGATGCCACGCCGCACTCCCCCCGGGCGGCGCGATCGTGATCTCCGAGCTGCTACTCAACGACGAGCGCACCGGCCCACCAGAGGCCGCCCTGATGGGTATGAACATGCTCGTCGAAACGGAGGGCGGCAAGAACTACTCCGGCGCCGAGTACGCCACCTGGCTCGACGACGCCGGCTTCGTTGACGCCCGGATCGTGCCGTTCGACGCACCCGGCGCGAACGGTGCGGTGGTGGCCCGTCGGCCCTGAGTAGCGACTCGGAGGCGAAACACCCCGGCTACTCACAGTGGTCGCCGGGTGTTTCGCCTGCCTGCTCAGCTGGAGCGGTCCGGAGCACGACGAGGCCGAGCGGTGCTGTCGTGCCGGGGTGTGCGGTGAGCCAACAACTCAGCGTGACGGGCAGGGCCGGCGGGCCAGAAGCGTGCGCGGAGGATAGCTGCGCCACGGCGAGCGGTGTCGGCGGCCAGGTCAGCTGGACAGATGCTCATGCACCATCTGCCACGAGCCGTCCCGACGTGCCAAGACGTTCGTCCCCCGCCCGCCGCCGGATCGTGGCTGGCCGTCCACCAGCCCGGACCTCCCGCTTCGAGGGTGTGTGGTCTGTGGGTGGGGTCAGCCGCTTGTCGTGATCTTGTCTCGGGTGGCCCACATAACGGCAACCGAGACCAGGACTGAGACCAGAAGCGGAACGCCCGGTAGGTCCTCGCGGACCTGCCGGGCGTCCTCGCTGTTCACGAGCGGTGGCGGCGGGATTTGAACCCGCGGAGGGCGTAAACCCTCACACGCTTTCGAGGCGTGCTCCTTAGGCCACTCGGACACGCCACCGCCGAGTAGGCTACAGGATGGTGATTCAGGAAGCCCAGCCGGCACAGCGTCCCGGCTAGCTGGCAGAATCCCGAGAATGAGTACGCACATCGGCGCGAAGCCGGGAGAGATCGCCGAGCGGGTCCTGATGCCGGGCGACCCGCTGCGGGCGAAGTGGATCGCCGAGACCTACCTTGAGGGCGCGCAGTGCTACTCGACCGTCCGCGGGATGTTCGGCTTCACCGGCCGCTGGAACGGGGTCGACGTGTCGGTCCAGGGCTCCGGGATGGGCATGCCGTCCGCCTCGATCTACGCACATGAGCTGATCGACGAGTACGGCGTACGGTCACTGATCCGGGTCGGCTCCTGCGGCGCTCTCACCGAGGATCTCCAGCTACGAGACGTGGTGGCCGCGATCGGTTCCTCCACCGACTCGAACATGAACCGGATGCGTTTCGATGGCCTGATCGACTACGCGCCGGTCGCCGACTTCGGGCTGTTACGTACGTCGGTGGAGGTGGCCGAGCGGCGCGGCATCAGCATGCGGGTCGGGCCGGTCCTGGCGGCGGACGCCTTCTACAACGCCCGGCCGGACCTCTACGAATCGCTCGCCGACTACGGCGTGCTGGCGGTCGAGATGGAATCGGCCGCGCTCTACACCATCGCCGCCCAGTTCAAGGCACGTGCGCTGACAATCCTGACGGTCAGCGACCACATCCGCACCGGAGCGAAGACCACCTCGCAGGAGCGGGAGCAGACGTTCGGTCAGATGGTCGAGATCGCCCTGGACACCATCATCGCCTGATTGACTCGCTTGCGGGCGTTGGTGCCGTCCCCACGCGGACCGGCCCTAGCGGAAGAAGGTGCGCAGGACGGCTGCCGTCTCCGTTGCCAGGACACCGCCGTAGACCTCAGGGCGGTGGTTGAGGCGGCGGTCGCGCAGCACATCCCAGAGCGAGCCGGCCGCGCCGGTCTTCGGCTCCCACGCTCCGAACACGACCGTCGAGACCCGGGCCAGCACCAGCGCGCCGGCGCACATCGTGCAGGGTTCCAGGGTGACCACCAGGGTGCAACCGTCGAGCCGCCAGCGACCGAGCCGGCCGGCCGCCCGACGCAGGGCCAACACCTCGGCATGCGCGGTCGGGTCTCCGGTCAGCTCCCGCTCATTGCGTCCGGTGGCCAGTTCCGTCCCGTCCGGGCCGAGGAGCACCGCGCCGACCGGAATGTCGTCGACAACGGTGACCGTGGGGTCCGCCCCGGTGACCGCGACCTCCAACGCCCGGCGCATCCACAGTTCGTGGCGCTGTCGGCGGCCCACAGCGTCCGGGTCGGCCACGTCCTCGGCCACGGCAGCGGCCTCAGACCTCACGCAGTTCCTCGACCTCGTCGGCGCAGCCCAACACCGTGCAGGCCTCGGCGGTGACATCCGCCGGCAGCATCCCCTCGTGGCCGCAGAGCGCGATCAGCCTCGACCCGGACACCCCCAGGTCAGCGAGGAGATCGGCGTCCCCGACCGGATCCGCCTCCGGATCGGCGGCGGGTTGCTCGCTCCCCGGGTCGCTGTCGGACACGCCGGGCTCCTCGATCTCGTCCAGCCCGGTTACCGACGCCTTGAGGTCCCCGACCAGCAGCGCGCCCAGGCGAGTTTCCTCGGCGTACGCCGAATCCGAGCCGAAAACGCGCAGGTCCTCACCCTCGTCCAGGCGCAGGATCACCAGATACTCGTCCTCGGCCTCGACGAAGAGCAGCGACAGGTCGGCATTCGGGTCCACGTCCCGCAACCGGTCGGCGACCCCGTCGACGTCAACGGCTCCGCGCAGATTCACCTCAGCGGCGGTCCAACCGCCCCCGTCGTCACGCACGACGGCCGCAGCGAAATACGACACGGTTCCCCCAAACTGCCTCGGCGTCGCCCCGAACCTTCGACCGTCCGCGGGGCCAGCATCGTCGGTGGCCGAACCGACCGACGGGCCGCTGGCGTTCGCGCCTGGCCAGACATCCGGTTCGACCCTGCTCGCTCCGCCCAGGATGACCGGACGGTCTTACGCGTGCACGTTAGCCGGTCGGATCGGCAAGCGACCGGTCAACGCCCCGAAGGGCGGCCAATCGGAGAAGTCGGTGGGTCGACCGGCAAGGCGGCACCAGGTGGGCTCACCAGAGGGGCCAGTTTCCGTCGGTCATCCAACGGCTTGCCACAACCGCTGCCGTGATGCTCCACCCGCCACCGACGACGATCGCGATCCCGGTGCCGACTCCCCGGTCGCCGTACCGCACCAGCAGAAGTGCTGCCAGCCAGGCGAGGCCCCCGGCCGCCATCGTCCACCAGGCGTAGGCCCGCACACCGGTGCCGAGCAGCCCGAACAGCAGCAGCCAGGCGGCGGCGAAAACACCGCCGAGGGCCACCGCGGTGCCGACGACCGGATGCGGTTCGCGGTAGGTGGGCCGCGCCGGCGGCCCGGCCGGGAAGAGCCCCGACGGATGGTGGGGGCGGCCTGCCCCGTACGGGTCGGTCGTCACGGTCGCCTCCTGCCCGGCCTCTCGCTCCCACCGTACTGGTCTGTCAGGATGGCCGGATGCCCGCGCCGCTGACCGGCCGCCGCCTGGCGTACCCGCTCCTGTTCCTACTCGCCTCGATGCTCGCCGCCAGCTGCGCGACGACTCGTCCCGGGGCGAGTCCTGGCACTGCCAGCAGCCCAGCCACCACGCAGCCGGCCGCCCCGACCGGATCGGCCACCCCGGCCGGATCGACCCCGTCGGATGGATCGGCCCCGCCGACCGCGGCGGCGACCCCACCGGTGACGCCGTCCGCCGACATCCGGCACGTCTTCCCGGTACGCGCCGGCAACGCCTCCTACCATCCGACCCATTCGGTCTACCCCGCCACGGACATTTTCGCCGACTGCGGCGTACCGGTCGTGGCGGTGACCGACGGTTCGGTGCTGGAGGTGAGCCGGGTGGACCGGTTCAACCGGGGCGCTCCCCGCGGCCCGTTCAACGGCGGCCTGTCGGTGGCGGTGCTGGGCGACGACGGGGTGCGCTACTACGGCTCGCATCTATCCGAGGTCGCGGCGGGCCTCGATCCGGGGGTACGCGTCCGCGCCGGCCAGCAACTCGGCACGGTTGGCCGCACCGGCAACGCGAACAACGTCTGCCACCTGCACTTTGGTATCTCACCGCCGTGCCCCGGGAAGGACGGCTGGTGGATCCGGCGGGGGGTGGTGTGGCCGGCGCCCTACCTGGACGCGTGGCGACGTGGGATCAACCGGTCGCCCGCGGTGGAGGTGGCTGCCTGGCAGCGCCGACACGGTTGCCCCAAGGAGCCATGACCGTCCCGCCCCGCGAGCGCTAGGTTGCAAGGCATGACCGCTCGGGATCCCATCGCCGACCTACGCCGGATTGCTTTCCTGCTGGAGCGGGCCAACGAGGCCACCTACCGGGTGCGCGCCTTCCGGTCGGCGGCGAAAGCCGTGGCCGCGCTGCCGTCCGCGGAGGTCGCCGAGCTGGCCCGCGCCGGCAAGCTGACCAAGCTGTCCGGGGTGGGTGAGGTGACCGCCCGCTGCGTGGCCGAGTCGCTGGCCGGTGAGGAGCCGGTCTATCTGCGTCGCCTGGCGGCGACCGAGGGCGCCGACCTGGACGCCGAGGCCACCGCGCTGCGGACGGCGTTGCGCGGCGACTGCCACACCCACTCCGACTGGTCCGACGGCGGCTCCTCGATCGAGGAGATGGCGTTGGCGGCGGTCGAGTTGGGCCACGAGTACCTGGTGATCACCGACCACTCACCTCGGCTGAAGGTGGCGCAGGGGCTGACCGCCGACCGGCTGCGCCGTCAGCTCGACCAAGTGGCGAGTCTGAACGAGGCGCTACCGGAGGGGTTCCGGATCCTCACCGGCGTCGAGGTGGACATCCTCGCCGACGGCTCCCTGGACCAGGACGAGGAGCTGCTCGCCCGGCTCGACGTGGTGGTGGGATCGGTACACAGTGGCCTGTCCGACGAGCGGGGGAGGATGACCCACCGGATGCTCGCCGCGATCGCGAATCCGCACCTGGACATCCTCGGACACTGTACGGGCCGGATGGTGTCCAGCCGACCGGCGGGCGTGACCGGTCCCGGCGACCGGGGACACCGCCGGCGCACCCGGGGAGAGAGTGACTTCGACGCGGACGCTGTCTTCGCGGCCTGCGCGGAACACGGTGTCGCTGTCGAGGTCAACTCCCGGCCGGAGCGGCAGGATCCGCCGAAGCGGCTGATCCGGCGGGCGCTCGAGGCCGGCTGCCAGTTCGCGATCAATACCGACGCCCATGCTCCCGGTCAACTCGACTGGCAGCGGTTCGGCTGCGAACGCGCCGCCCGCTGCGGTGTCCCCGCCGATCGGGTGGTCAACACCTGGCCGGCGGAACGGCTGGTGGTGTGGGCCGGGAGCCGCTCCTGACCGGCGGCGACCGGAACCGTGGCGGGTGAGGACGGTGGCGCGGGGGCGCGCGGAGGGCGACGGGGACCGATCAGGCCCTGGGTGACGGCGACGCCGAGCAGGACCACCAGGGCGCCGACCGGCTGGTGCCAGGTCAGCCGCTCGCCGAGCGCGAACACGCCGATCAGCACCGCGAAGACCGGAATCAGATAGGTCACCGTAGCGGCGGTGCTCGCGCCGGCGA
Protein-coding regions in this window:
- a CDS encoding YccF domain-containing protein translates to MIRFVLNVLWLIFGGGIVLAFGYFVAALICFVLVVTIPFGVASLRLASYSLWPFGRTLVAKPGAGVPSGLANVLWVLLAGWWLALSHLVAGISLCVTIIGIPFGIANFKLVPAALWPLGQEVVELP
- a CDS encoding methyltransferase, with protein sequence MITPTPLMQLVAGAWGFKTLAVGVEFGLFTRLAGGRTITVAETAAELEIDERPADLLLAASASLGLLDKAGEGYRNSELAEQFLVEGRPYYFGAQVRYSDLHTYLPWHRIGEALRGNRPLTWDPQQQKSMFDTTDPDLVTEFWDAMFATSRFTARALADAYDFGAHRRLLDVGGGAGAFPIEFCQRLPQLQATILELPHVCVRAEERIAAEGLTDRIGTVAGDFLGDPALPDGHDVILLSMILHDWDEPTNRTLLTRCHAALPPGGAIVISELLLNDERTGPPEAALMGMNMLVETEGGKNYSGAEYATWLDDAGFVDARIVPFDAPGANGAVVARRP
- a CDS encoding nuclear transport factor 2 family protein; the encoded protein is MDGQPRSGGGRGTNVLARRDGSWQMVHEHLSS
- the deoD gene encoding purine-nucleoside phosphorylase → MSTHIGAKPGEIAERVLMPGDPLRAKWIAETYLEGAQCYSTVRGMFGFTGRWNGVDVSVQGSGMGMPSASIYAHELIDEYGVRSLIRVGSCGALTEDLQLRDVVAAIGSSTDSNMNRMRFDGLIDYAPVADFGLLRTSVEVAERRGISMRVGPVLAADAFYNARPDLYESLADYGVLAVEMESAALYTIAAQFKARALTILTVSDHIRTGAKTTSQEREQTFGQMVEIALDTIIA
- a CDS encoding nucleoside deaminase; its protein translation is MAEDVADPDAVGRRQRHELWMRRALEVAVTGADPTVTVVDDIPVGAVLLGPDGTELATGRNERELTGDPTAHAEVLALRRAAGRLGRWRLDGCTLVVTLEPCTMCAGALVLARVSTVVFGAWEPKTGAAGSLWDVLRDRRLNHRPEVYGGVLATETAAVLRTFFR
- a CDS encoding tRNA adenosine deaminase-associated protein, encoding MSYFAAAVVRDDGGGWTAAEVNLRGAVDVDGVADRLRDVDPNADLSLLFVEAEDEYLVILRLDEGEDLRVFGSDSAYAEETRLGALLVGDLKASVTGLDEIEEPGVSDSDPGSEQPAADPEADPVGDADLLADLGVSGSRLIALCGHEGMLPADVTAEACTVLGCADEVEELREV
- a CDS encoding M23 family metallopeptidase, whose protein sequence is MPAPLTGRRLAYPLLFLLASMLAASCATTRPGASPGTASSPATTQPAAPTGSATPAGSTPSDGSAPPTAAATPPVTPSADIRHVFPVRAGNASYHPTHSVYPATDIFADCGVPVVAVTDGSVLEVSRVDRFNRGAPRGPFNGGLSVAVLGDDGVRYYGSHLSEVAAGLDPGVRVRAGQQLGTVGRTGNANNVCHLHFGISPPCPGKDGWWIRRGVVWPAPYLDAWRRGINRSPAVEVAAWQRRHGCPKEP